In the Oryza glaberrima chromosome 6, OglaRS2, whole genome shotgun sequence genome, one interval contains:
- the LOC127777231 gene encoding abscisic acid receptor PYL3-like, whose protein sequence is MNGVGGAGGAAAGKLPMVSHRRVQWRLADERCELREEEMEYIRRFHRHEPSSNQCTSFAAKHIKAPLHTVWSLVRRFDQPQLFKPFVRNCVMRENIIATGCIREVNVQSGLPATRSTERLELLDDNEHILKVKFIGGDHMLKNYSSILTVHSEVIDGQLGTLVVESFIVDVPEGNTKDDISYFIENVLRCNLRTLADVSEERLANP, encoded by the exons ATGAACGGCGTTGGTGGGgcgggaggagcagcggcagGGAAGTTGCCAATGGTGAGCCACCGACGGGTGCAGTGGAGGCTAGCGGACGAGCGGTGTGAGCTCCGGGAGGAAGAGATGGAGTATATCCGGCGGTTCCACCGCCATGAGCCTAGTAGCAACCAGTGCACCTCGTTCGCCGCCAAGCATATCAAGGCGCCCCTCCACACC GTTTGGTCACTAGTGAGGAGGTTTGATCAGCCACAACTTTTCAAACCTTTTGTGAGAAACTGTGTAATGCGAGAAAACATTATTGCGACCGGATGTATTAGGGAGGTCAATGTTCAAAGCGGGCTTCCAGCCACAAGGAGCACTGAGAGGTTAGAGTTGCTTGATGATAATGAACACATCCTCAAAGTCAAGTTTATTGGGGGAGATCATATGTTGAAG AATTACTCATCCATCCTGACCGTCCACTCTGAGGTCATCGATGGCCAGCTTGGAACACTGGTGGTCGAATCATTTATTGTGGACGTTCCAGAAGGGAACACCAAAGATGACATAAGCTATTTCATCGAGAACGTTCTCAGGTGTAACCTTAGGACCCTTGCTGATGTGTCAGAGGAGCGCCTTGCCAATCCTTGA
- the LOC127777119 gene encoding spermine synthase-like, protein MEGGGAKDGSAAAAQTRGSGDDGSHKPLPPCCLKAKAAAAESEAKCHATVVSGWFTEPRSHSGKTSKVQYFNNPMWPGEAHSLKVENILYQGKSPYQEILVFESSTYGNVLVLDGIVQLTEKDECAYQEMVTHLPLCSIPSPKSVLVVGGGDGGVLREIARHASVENIDICEIDQLVIDVCKDFFPQLSVGFKDPRVQLHVGDAVDFLRNAPEGKYDAIIVDSSDPIGPAQELVEKPFFQTIARALKPGGVLCNQAESMWLHTHLIQDMLSICRETFKGAVHYAWTSVPTYPSGVIGFLLCAKEGPAVNFLSPVNPIEKLEGAMEAGREIRFYNSEVHRAAFVLPTFVRRELESHNTCAEKDKSETKPVAKPKKMKIMPNSAIPTAS, encoded by the exons ATGGAGGGTGGAGGCGCAAAAGATGGTTCTGCAGCGGCAGCTCAAACAAGGGGGAGTGGGGATGATGGTTCCCACAAGCCGCTGCCGCCTTGCTGTCTCAAGGCGAAGGCTGCGGCAGCAGAGTCTGAGGCAAAATGCCATGCCACAGTGGTGTCAGGGTGGTTCACGGAACCCCGCTCGCACTCTG GTAAAACAAGCAAAGTGCAGTACTTCAACAATCCAATGTGGCCTG GAGAAGCTCATTCTCTGAAAGTAGAGAATATTCTGTATCAAGGGAAATCACCATACCAAGAAATCTTAGTTTTTGAG TCCTCAACCTATGGGAATGTTCTGGTACTTGATGGTATTGTGCAGCTGACCGAAAAGGATGAATGTGCATACCAGGAAATGGTTACTCACCTTCCACTGTGCTCGATTCCATCCCCCAAAAGT GTTTTGGTTGTCggaggtggtgatggtggtgtgCTACGAGAAATAGCCAGACATGCCTCAGTGGAGAACATCGATATATGTGAAATAGACCAGCTAGTTATTGAT GTCTGTAAAGATTTCTTCCCACAACTATCTGTTGGATTCAAAGATCCCCGTGTTCAACTTCATGTTGGTGACG CTGTGGATTTCTTGAGAAATGCCCCTGAAGGGAAATATGATGCTATCATTGTTGATTCATCTGACCCAATTG GGCCAGCTCAGGAGCTTGTGGAGAAGCCCTTTTTTCAGACAATTGCTAGAGCTCTAAAGCCTGGTGGAGTTCTATGCAATCAAGCTGAGAGTATGTGGCTGCACACACATCTAATTCAAGATATGCTTTCTATCTGTCGTGAAACATTCAAGGGAGCTGTGCATTATGCCTGGACAAGCGTTCCTACCTATCCTAG TGGTGTCATTGGTTTTTTGCTATGTGCGAAAGAAGGTCCAGCAGTGAACTTCCTTTCTCCTGTGAATCCAATTGAGAAACTGGAAGGAGCTATGGAAGCTGGAAGGGAAATCAGATTTTACAATTCAGAG GTTCATCGGGCTGCTTTTGTTCTGCCAACATTTGTAAGGAGAGAACTGGAATCACACAATACTTGTGCTGAAAAG GATAAATCAGAAACCAAGCCAGTCGCGAAACCAAAGAAGATGAAAATAATGCCGAATAGTGCCATTCCGACTGCTTCCTAG
- the LOC127777118 gene encoding flavin-containing monooxygenase FMO GS-OX-like 9 has protein sequence MKKKVCVVGGGLVGLAAARELQREGHDVSVLEQRGGVGGQWLYDHTAAIDGADPLGVAGVQSSVYASLRLITPREVTGFSDFPFSPTTVAGGGDARRFPSHAEFLRYLRDFCDAFGLMDVVRLNTRVLRVAADRDGWAVRSRRGEVETEEVFDAVVVAVGSYTQPRLPSIDGMEAWPGRQLHSHSYRVPDSFRGEVVVVVGCGFSGKDIALELRRVAREVHLSVRSTEEAMASPAMSKMLARYGNLHLRPQIARLCEEEDGAVVAFADGSRVAADTVVYCTGYSYSYPFLDTGGKVTVDDDNRVGPLFEHVFPPELAPSLSFLGIPNMVTTRFFEAQARWVAQVLSGRRALPPAGDMLRAAEEHARAMDAAGVARRRAHDVPDLGEEFCERSCGFPRLEEWEKELIWTSITAMRDDLESFRDDFRVTDLVADGLRRHGWILAPAPEPEPLRQEDVVAGDGEGEGVQPVQANQAAVASPLGFINSA, from the coding sequence atgaagaagaaggtGTGCGTGGTTGGCGGCGGGCTGGTGGGAttggcggcggcacgggagctGCAGCGGGAGGGCCATGACGTCTCGGTGCTCGAGCagcgtggcggcgtcggcgggcagTGGCTGTACGACCACACGGCGGCGATCGACGGCGCCGACCcgctcggcgtcgccggcgtgcaGAGCAGCGTCTACGCCTCGCTCCGCCTCATCACCCCGAGGGAGGTGACCGGGTTCTCCGACTTCCCCTTCAGccccaccaccgtcgccggcggcggcgacgcgcggcggtTCCCCTCCCACGCCGAGTTCCTCAGGTACCTCAGGGACTTCTGCGACGCGTTCGGGCTCATGGACGTCGTCAGGCTCAACACCAGGGTCctgcgcgtcgccgccgaccgcgacGGGTGGGCGGTGCGGAGCaggcgcggcgaggtggagacggaggaggtgttcgacgccgtcgtcgtggcCGTCGGCAGCTACACCCAGCCAAGGCTCCCGAGCATCGACGGGATGGAGGCGTGGCCGGGGCGGCAGCTGCACAGCCACTCGTACCGCGTCCCGGACTCGTTCCGCGGCGAGGTGGTCGTGGTCGTTGGCTGCGGCTTCAGCGGCAAGGACATCGCCCTGGAGCTCCGCCGCGTCGCCAGGGAGGTGCACCTCAGCGTCAGGTCGACGGAGGAGGCCATGGCCTCGCCGGCGATGTCCAAGATGCTCGCCAGGTACGGCAACCTCCACCTGCGCCCGCAGATCGCGCGGCtgtgcgaggaggaggacggcgcggtCGTCGCGTTCGCCGACGGctcgcgcgtcgccgccgacaccgTCGTCTACTGCACCGGGTACTCCTACTCCTACCCGTTCCTGGACACCGGCGGCAAGGtcaccgtcgacgacgacaaccGCGTCGGCCCGCTGTTCGAGCACGTGttcccgccggagctcgcgccgtcgctctccttCCTGGGCATCCCGAACATGGTGACGACGAGGTTCTTCGAGGCGCAGGCGAGGTGGGTGGCGCAGGTGCTGTCCGGGAGgagggcgctgccgccggcgggggacatgctccgcgccgccgaggagcacgcccgcgccatggacgccgcaggcgtggcgaggcggcgcgcgcacgACGTGCCCGACCTGGGCGAGGAGTTCTGCGAGCGCAGCTGCGGCTTCCCGCGGCTGGAGGAGTGGGAGAAGGAGCTCATATGGACGTCCATCACCGCCATGCGCGACGACCTCGAGTCCTTCCGCGACGACTTCCGCGTCAccgacctcgtcgccgacggcctgCGCCGCCACGGCTGGAtcctggcgccggcgccggagccggagccacTGCGCCAGGaggacgtcgtcgccggcgacggcgagggagaagGCGTGCAGCCGGTGCAGGCCAATCAGGCGGCCGTGGCCTCTCCACTGGGCTTTATCAATTCAGCGTAA